A stretch of DNA from Leptolyngbyaceae cyanobacterium:
CTACGATGTAGCATTCGTTCAACCTATTTCTCTAGACTCCCATAGACTTGTTCGCAAGGTGGTCGAGATTTCTGACAATCGGCTTGGCTGCATCTGTCAAGGATGGAGAGGTATTGTAGGCTTTGGCTCACTTACCTACTCTGGAGATACCTCTGTTTTTAGAGCCGTCTTTACTGGTCACTACCGATGGGCGCTGTATGTAAATGACACTTTGTTAATGAACTGTGCTTTTGGAGTTCCATCCGTACCGCAACCCAGACTGACTGAGAAAGCATTTTTCTCCAATATAAGAAGGGTTCTTCCTGGCCTGACACCGAATCAGGGTGAGGCACTGTGGAGCGCTGTTTCTGCTGCAATGGATCAACGTCATGGAACCATGATTGTTGTATCTGATGCGGCATCAAGTGAGGCACAAAGACTAAGTTCTCAAACCATTGCAATTGAACCAATCAAGCTAAACTCGGCATTAGTAGAGCGTATTAGTGGGATTGATGGAGCAATTCTGGTTGATCGCGATTGCAATTGCTATGCCATTGGTGTCATTTTAGATGGCATAGCGACGAATGCAGGTGATCCTTCGAGAGGAGCACGATACAACTCTGCCTTACGCTATATAGCATCTTCTCAGGCTCCTACTGTTTGCCTTGTTGTCTCAGAAGATGGTTACGTAAACATGGTTCCGACTTTACGACCTCAAATTAGAAAGCAAGATGTCGAAAACTATGTAGAGCTATTGAGGAGCTTAACCGCTGACAACTACCACAAAACTCTCTCATGGCTCGATGATCACAGGTTTTATTTGACTTCAGAGCAATGTGATATTGTTAATACTGAGTTTTCTAGAATTCAAGCTGAGCCTCTAGGAGTGG
This window harbors:
- a CDS encoding diadenylate cyclase, yielding MKQRVLTYFMWSYQSHFRSQMENRANQALAELGANIPVKALLVGARLPEVSDDHPVCIEPEDEEWDISTFQDVHRRAGEIFTNHPDQNMFYGDEPRMRDKPENIRRKSVREAIEEVLSRIGSDNETHSFCGVPVRLGNFHVTPILQIAQSDLDALPQLVNPIQFQRWSSTTGIVQALINHLLEEASDKLGTKEPGRFFDTFDSELSGLLRKAGQTLCYAIPLAVKDFMLQGVFENLNKISELRYEGGETLGTIIFAPPNLPCLNYDVAFVQPISLDSHRLVRKVVEISDNRLGCICQGWRGIVGFGSLTYSGDTSVFRAVFTGHYRWALYVNDTLLMNCAFGVPSVPQPRLTEKAFFSNIRRVLPGLTPNQGEALWSAVSAAMDQRHGTMIVVSDAASSEAQRLSSQTIAIEPIKLNSALVERISGIDGAILVDRDCNCYAIGVILDGIATNAGDPSRGARYNSALRYIASSQAPTVCLVVSEDGYVNMVPTLRPQIRKQDVENYVELLRSLTADNYHKTLSWLDDHRFYLTSEQCDIVNTEFSRIQAEPLGVGELRFTLSAFKPHPEMNESYYLDES